One window of the Roseovarius sp. THAF9 genome contains the following:
- a CDS encoding YeeE/YedE family protein, which translates to MLDVLGEANSAALIGLLGGLALGLAARLGRFCTLGAIEDVLYSSDDRRIRMWGIAIGVAIIGTHFAMAGGLMDGTATAYLDRVWNPLGTIIGGLMFGYGMALSGNCGYGALARLGGGDLRSFVIVIVMGLSAYLVMSGPLAHFRVWLFTVEEGARSPQGFSQLAQVHLGIGPALTGLLLGGAILIFSLASARMLRSLNMVFWAAVVGIAIVLGWVGTYWVAMTGFEAEPIETHSFAAPIGDTIYYAMTASGNSLSFSVGSVLGVVVGAFVGSLFKGHFRWEACEDPRELKRQIFGAALMGPGAILAVGCSIGQGVSAFSVLAFSAPVAFLAIFAGAALGLKQLITGFAPAE; encoded by the coding sequence ATGCTGGACGTTCTGGGCGAAGCCAATAGCGCAGCCTTGATCGGGCTGTTGGGTGGTCTGGCCTTGGGGCTGGCCGCGCGGCTGGGGCGATTCTGCACGCTGGGCGCGATCGAGGACGTGCTCTATTCCTCGGATGATCGCCGCATCCGCATGTGGGGCATCGCCATCGGCGTGGCCATCATAGGCACGCATTTCGCCATGGCCGGTGGCTTGATGGACGGCACCGCCACCGCGTATCTCGACAGGGTCTGGAACCCTTTGGGCACCATCATCGGCGGGCTGATGTTCGGCTATGGCATGGCGCTGTCGGGCAATTGCGGCTACGGGGCGCTGGCGCGGCTGGGGGGCGGCGACCTGCGGTCTTTCGTCATCGTGATCGTGATGGGACTGTCGGCCTACCTGGTGATGTCCGGCCCGCTGGCCCATTTCCGCGTCTGGCTTTTCACTGTCGAGGAAGGCGCAAGATCGCCCCAAGGGTTCAGCCAGTTGGCGCAGGTGCATCTGGGGATTGGCCCCGCTCTGACCGGTCTTCTTCTGGGAGGGGCCATCCTGATATTTTCCCTCGCCAGTGCCCGGATGCTGCGCTCGCTGAACATGGTGTTCTGGGCCGCCGTGGTGGGCATAGCTATCGTCCTTGGCTGGGTCGGCACCTACTGGGTGGCCATGACGGGGTTCGAGGCCGAACCGATCGAGACCCATTCCTTCGCCGCGCCCATCGGCGACACAATCTATTACGCGATGACCGCCTCGGGCAACAGCCTGTCGTTCAGCGTGGGTTCGGTACTGGGCGTGGTTGTGGGCGCCTTCGTCGGGTCGCTTTTCAAGGGGCATTTCCGCTGGGAAGCCTGCGAGGACCCGCGCGAATTGAAGCGGCAGATCTTCGGTGCGGCCCTGATGGGGCCGGGTGCGATCTTGGCGGTGGGGTGCAGTATCGGACAGGGGGTTTCGGCCTTTTCGGTGCTGGCCTTTTCCGCGCCGGTGGCGTTTCTGGCGATCTTTGCCGGGGCGGCGCTGGGGTTGAAACAGCTGATCACCGGGTTCGCGCCGGCGGAATAA
- a CDS encoding aspartate aminotransferase family protein — protein sequence MLKNDQLDQWDRENFFHPSTHLAEFARGEAPQRIVTGGSGCHIEDRDGNRLLDAFAGLYCVNVGYGRPEIADAIAEQARELAYYHAYVGHGTEAAITLAKMVLDRAPDHMSKVYFGLSGSDANETNIKLVWYYNNIRGLPQKKKIISRWRGYHGSGLMTGSLTGLHLFHQKFDLPLAQVLHTEAPYYYRRADVNQTEEQFVAHCVAELEALIEREGADTIGAFIGEPALGTGGLVPPPAGYWAAIQEVLAKHDILLIADEVVTGFGRLGSMMGSDHYGIKPDIITIAKGLTSAYAPLSGSIVSDKVWKVLEQGTDENGPIGHGWTYSAHPIGAAAGVANLKLIDDLNLVQNSGEVGAYFKKALTEAVGDHAHVGEVRGEGLLCAVEFVKDRDDRVFFDASEKVGARLAGELVKEGVISRAMPQGDILGFAPPFCMTREEADEVATKLGKVVKNVLG from the coding sequence ATGCTTAAGAACGATCAACTTGACCAGTGGGACCGCGAAAACTTTTTCCATCCCTCGACCCACCTGGCGGAATTCGCCCGGGGTGAGGCCCCGCAGCGCATCGTGACCGGCGGCTCCGGCTGTCATATCGAGGACCGCGACGGCAACCGCCTGCTCGATGCTTTTGCCGGGCTTTACTGCGTGAACGTCGGCTATGGCCGGCCCGAGATTGCCGACGCAATCGCCGAACAGGCGCGCGAACTGGCCTATTACCACGCCTATGTCGGCCACGGCACCGAGGCCGCGATCACGCTGGCCAAGATGGTGCTGGACCGCGCGCCGGACCACATGTCGAAAGTCTATTTCGGCCTCAGCGGCTCGGACGCCAACGAGACCAACATCAAGCTGGTCTGGTACTACAACAACATCCGCGGGCTTCCCCAGAAGAAAAAGATCATCTCGCGCTGGCGCGGCTATCACGGCTCGGGCCTGATGACCGGCTCGCTGACCGGGCTGCACCTGTTTCACCAGAAGTTCGACCTGCCGCTGGCGCAGGTGCTGCACACCGAGGCGCCCTATTACTATCGCCGCGCCGATGTGAACCAGACCGAGGAGCAGTTCGTCGCCCATTGCGTGGCCGAGCTGGAGGCGCTGATTGAACGCGAGGGGGCGGACACCATCGGCGCCTTCATCGGTGAACCCGCGCTGGGCACCGGGGGCCTGGTGCCGCCGCCCGCCGGCTATTGGGCCGCGATTCAGGAAGTGCTGGCCAAGCACGACATCCTGCTGATCGCCGACGAGGTCGTCACCGGCTTTGGCCGCCTGGGCAGCATGATGGGCTCGGACCATTACGGCATCAAGCCCGACATCATCACCATCGCCAAGGGCCTGACCTCGGCCTATGCGCCCCTGTCCGGGTCCATCGTGTCCGACAAGGTCTGGAAAGTGCTGGAGCAAGGCACGGATGAGAACGGCCCCATCGGCCATGGCTGGACCTACTCGGCGCATCCCATCGGGGCCGCCGCCGGTGTCGCCAACCTCAAGCTGATCGACGACCTGAATCTGGTTCAAAACTCCGGCGAGGTGGGCGCCTACTTCAAGAAGGCGCTGACCGAGGCCGTGGGAGACCATGCCCATGTCGGCGAAGTGCGCGGCGAGGGCCTGCTCTGTGCCGTGGAGTTCGTCAAGGACCGCGACGATCGCGTGTTCTTCGACGCCTCGGAAAAGGTCGGCGCACGGCTGGCCGGTGAACTGGTCAAGGAGGGCGTGATTTCCCGCGCCATGCCGCAGGGCGATATCCTTGGCTTCGCGCCGCCCTTCTGCATGACCCGCGAAGAGGCCGACGAAGTGGCCACCAAGCTGGGCAAGGTCGTGAAAAACGTGCTGGGCTAA
- a CDS encoding NAD-dependent succinate-semialdehyde dehydrogenase — MPDTSLRLIEDLRLVRNFSYVGGKWVAAADGSTLTVTDPADGAVVGEVASLSADESAEAVTVAQEAFPKWSSKLPQDRSAILRRWFDLIIENREDLAKLMVAEQGKPLSEARGEIDYAASFVEFYAEEAKRPNIEGVTSHLNTAEVELWLEPVGVVALITPWNFPSAMLTRKAAAALAAGCTIVAHPSHETPFSALALAELAERAGVEPGVFNVVTGRASTVVPPWTDDSRVRALSFTGSTEVGRLLYRASAETVKKLVMELGGHAPVIVFDDCDLDHAVAETIKAKFATSGQDCLGANRIYVQRGIYDEFCTRFTNATKALTIGVGMDDCDLGPLMNEGAVAKQEAHVADALEKGAKLACGGQRNPLGRLFYDATVLTDVPDEAEIMREETFGPVAPITPFETEDEAIRRANDTEYGLVAYVHAHDPRRIYRLSRALQFGMVAVNRTKVTGAPIPFGGVKQSGLGREGARKGMEEFMEIKYVCRDWG; from the coding sequence ATGCCTGACACGTCTTTGCGCCTGATCGAAGACCTGCGGCTCGTCCGCAACTTTTCCTATGTTGGCGGCAAATGGGTCGCCGCCGCCGATGGCAGCACCCTGACCGTGACCGACCCCGCCGACGGGGCGGTCGTCGGAGAGGTTGCCAGCCTTTCTGCTGATGAAAGCGCCGAGGCCGTCACCGTCGCCCAGGAGGCCTTTCCCAAGTGGTCGTCCAAGTTGCCACAGGACCGCTCCGCGATCCTGCGCCGCTGGTTTGACCTGATCATCGAGAACCGCGAGGATCTGGCCAAGCTGATGGTCGCCGAACAGGGCAAACCCCTGTCCGAGGCGCGGGGCGAGATCGACTATGCCGCGTCTTTCGTCGAATTCTACGCCGAGGAAGCCAAGCGCCCCAACATCGAGGGCGTCACCAGCCACCTGAACACCGCCGAGGTCGAGCTGTGGCTTGAACCCGTGGGCGTCGTGGCGCTGATCACGCCGTGGAATTTCCCCTCGGCCATGCTGACCCGCAAGGCCGCCGCGGCTCTCGCTGCCGGCTGCACCATCGTCGCGCATCCCAGCCACGAGACGCCATTTTCGGCGCTGGCGCTGGCCGAATTGGCCGAGCGTGCAGGCGTCGAGCCGGGCGTGTTCAACGTGGTCACCGGCCGCGCCTCGACCGTGGTGCCGCCATGGACCGACGACTCGCGGGTGCGGGCGCTGTCCTTCACCGGCTCGACCGAGGTCGGGCGGCTACTCTATCGCGCATCGGCGGAAACCGTGAAGAAACTGGTGATGGAATTGGGCGGCCATGCGCCGGTGATCGTGTTCGACGATTGCGACCTCGATCATGCCGTGGCCGAGACCATCAAGGCCAAGTTCGCCACGTCCGGTCAGGACTGCCTCGGCGCGAACCGCATCTATGTCCAGCGTGGCATCTACGATGAATTCTGCACGCGTTTCACCAACGCGACAAAGGCGCTGACGATTGGCGTCGGCATGGATGACTGCGACCTTGGCCCGCTGATGAACGAAGGCGCCGTCGCCAAGCAGGAGGCACATGTCGCCGACGCTTTGGAAAAAGGCGCGAAACTTGCCTGCGGCGGCCAGCGTAATCCGCTCGGGCGGCTGTTCTATGACGCGACCGTTCTGACCGACGTGCCCGACGAGGCCGAGATCATGCGCGAGGAAACCTTTGGTCCCGTCGCGCCGATCACACCGTTCGAAACCGAGGATGAGGCCATCCGCCGCGCCAACGACACCGAGTACGGCCTTGTGGCTTACGTCCACGCCCACGACCCGCGCCGCATCTACCGGCTCAGCCGCGCGCTGCAGTTCGGCATGGTCGCGGTCAACCGCACCAAGGTGACCGGCGCGCCGATCCCGTTCGGCGGGGTCAAGCAGTCCGGCCTCGGCCGCGAGGGCGCGCGAAAGGGCATGGAAGAGTTCATGGAAATCAAATACGTCTGCCGCGATTGGGGCTAA
- a CDS encoding Lrp/AsnC family transcriptional regulator translates to MTRLDARDIEILKVLAEDGRITKAALAERVGLSASPCWERLKRLEKAGLISGYRAEIALRKIGPHVTVFVAVELTDHTAATFRIFEDAVHQYPQIVACWGIGGGYDYLMQVVTPDINAYQRLVDQMLNDRIGMARYFSYVVTKPVKGLTAPPIDVILGAQ, encoded by the coding sequence ATGACACGGCTGGACGCGCGCGATATCGAGATCCTCAAGGTCCTGGCCGAGGACGGACGGATCACGAAGGCCGCGCTTGCCGAACGTGTGGGCTTGTCGGCCTCGCCGTGCTGGGAAAGACTGAAGCGGCTGGAAAAGGCGGGTTTGATCAGCGGCTACCGCGCCGAGATCGCTTTGCGGAAAATCGGCCCGCATGTGACGGTCTTCGTGGCTGTGGAACTGACCGATCATACCGCCGCGACATTCCGCATTTTCGAGGATGCCGTGCACCAATATCCCCAGATCGTCGCCTGCTGGGGTATAGGCGGCGGCTACGATTACCTGATGCAGGTCGTGACCCCCGACATCAATGCCTATCAGCGGCTTGTCGACCAGATGCTCAACGACCGGATCGGGATGGCGCGGTATTTCAGCTATGTCGTGACCAAGCCGGTCAAGGGCCTGACCGCCCCGCCCATCGACGTGATTCTGGGTGCGCAGTAG
- a CDS encoding cyclodeaminase, giving the protein MAHEIQIVTEAELRAAIRLDVDMVDVIERAFAALAGGDVVMPPILSMDLPQANAEVDVKTAYIPGFDGFAIKVSPGFFDNPALGLASLNGLMILFSAKTGLVEAVYLDNGYLTDIRTAAAGAVAARHLAPDTIKTAGVIGTGVQARLQIQAAHLVRPFKRVLVHGRDADKAAACAEDLAAALGVEAEAVTDPAALVADSQLVVTTTPARSPVLMADWLHPGLHITAMGSDQEGKNEIDPQAIAAADLYACDRVSQCETSGELEAARAAGVLTDATPPELGDIIAGKARGRQSAQDITICDLTGTGAQDTAIASHVRAALPDAGTRIRT; this is encoded by the coding sequence ATGGCGCATGAAATCCAGATCGTGACCGAGGCCGAATTGCGCGCGGCGATCCGGCTGGACGTGGACATGGTCGATGTCATCGAACGCGCCTTTGCCGCGCTGGCGGGCGGCGATGTCGTGATGCCGCCGATCCTTTCCATGGACCTGCCGCAAGCCAATGCCGAGGTCGACGTCAAGACGGCCTATATCCCCGGCTTCGACGGCTTCGCCATCAAGGTCAGCCCGGGCTTTTTCGACAACCCCGCACTGGGTCTTGCCAGCCTCAACGGCCTGATGATCCTGTTTTCAGCCAAGACCGGACTGGTCGAGGCGGTATACCTGGACAACGGATATCTCACCGATATCCGTACGGCGGCCGCGGGTGCCGTGGCCGCGCGGCACCTCGCCCCGGACACGATCAAGACAGCCGGCGTCATCGGAACCGGCGTGCAAGCCAGGCTTCAGATTCAGGCGGCCCATCTGGTCCGTCCTTTCAAGCGCGTGCTTGTGCACGGGCGCGACGCCGACAAGGCCGCCGCCTGTGCCGAGGATCTTGCCGCGGCTCTGGGGGTCGAGGCCGAGGCCGTCACCGATCCCGCCGCGCTGGTGGCTGACAGCCAGCTTGTCGTCACCACCACGCCAGCGCGATCCCCTGTACTGATGGCCGACTGGCTTCATCCCGGTCTTCACATCACCGCCATGGGCTCCGACCAGGAAGGCAAGAACGAGATCGACCCGCAGGCCATCGCGGCCGCGGACCTTTACGCCTGTGATCGGGTCAGCCAATGCGAGACCAGCGGCGAGTTGGAAGCCGCCCGGGCCGCGGGCGTTCTGACGGACGCCACCCCGCCGGAACTGGGAGACATCATCGCCGGCAAAGCCCGGGGCCGACAGTCGGCGCAGGACATCACCATTTGCGACCTCACCGGCACCGGGGCGCAGGATACCGCTATCGCCAGTCACGTCCGCGCGGCACTGCCCGACGCCGGTACGCGTATTCGGACCTGA
- the eutB gene encoding hydroxyectoine utilization dehydratase EutB, translating to MAFALSNILAARRTIAGIADNTPFVPSPFMTQKAGSEFLMKLENMQPIGAFKLRGAVNAVMNLPEDVEGVTCCSTGNHGRGVAYAAEHRGLRAVICMSNLVPQAKVDGIKALGAEVRTCGKSQDDALAESLRLVEAEGLVEISPFDDPHVIAGQGTIGLEMLQARPDLRTILVPLSGGGLAAGVAVAAKTINPQIKVIGISMDRGAAMHASITAGHPVEVEEVASLADSLGGGIGMDNKLSFALCRDHLDDTVLVTEEEIYHAMQVLFYEDRIVAEGACVVGIAALLAGKLPEVSGPIGTIITGRNLDMGMFHQIMAGEDIQLGDTLVKGNTYGA from the coding sequence TTGGCATTTGCGCTGTCCAACATCCTTGCCGCGCGACGGACGATTGCGGGAATTGCCGACAACACCCCGTTCGTGCCGTCCCCGTTCATGACGCAGAAGGCAGGCAGCGAATTCCTGATGAAGCTCGAGAACATGCAGCCTATCGGCGCGTTCAAGCTGCGCGGTGCGGTGAACGCGGTGATGAACCTGCCCGAGGATGTTGAAGGCGTCACATGCTGTTCGACCGGGAACCACGGGCGCGGCGTGGCCTATGCCGCCGAGCATCGCGGGCTGCGCGCCGTGATCTGCATGTCCAACCTAGTGCCGCAGGCCAAGGTGGACGGCATCAAGGCCCTGGGCGCCGAGGTGCGGACCTGCGGTAAAAGCCAGGACGACGCCTTGGCCGAAAGCCTGAGGCTGGTCGAGGCCGAGGGCCTGGTGGAAATTTCACCGTTCGACGATCCGCATGTCATTGCAGGGCAGGGGACGATCGGGCTGGAAATGTTGCAGGCGCGTCCCGATCTGCGCACGATCCTTGTGCCACTGTCAGGCGGCGGGTTGGCGGCGGGCGTTGCCGTCGCGGCAAAAACGATCAACCCGCAGATCAAGGTCATCGGCATCAGCATGGATCGAGGCGCCGCCATGCACGCCTCCATCACCGCCGGTCACCCGGTCGAGGTGGAAGAGGTCGCAAGCCTTGCCGATAGCCTTGGGGGCGGGATTGGAATGGACAACAAACTATCCTTTGCGCTCTGCCGTGACCACCTCGACGACACGGTGCTGGTCACCGAAGAAGAAATCTACCACGCCATGCAGGTGTTGTTCTACGAGGACCGTATCGTGGCGGAAGGGGCGTGCGTTGTCGGAATCGCCGCGCTTCTAGCAGGCAAGTTGCCAGAGGTGTCGGGGCCGATCGGCACCATCATCACGGGCCGCAACCTCGATATGGGAATGTTTCATCAAATCATGGCGGGAGAGGATATTCAGCTGGGCGACACGCTGGTGAAAGGGAACACCTATGGCGCATGA
- a CDS encoding ketopantoate reductase family protein produces MARKILILGASYGSLLGTKLLMAGQDVTLVCRQATADTINEKGTEVRIKLRDEDEHRAFKSGDLPGRLDAKAPADVAPEEYDLVALAMSEPQYGNAEITALMKRIAASGCPCMSIMNMPPLPYLKRIEKLDAEELRPAFNHVEPWEGFKPGLVSLCSPDPQAFRPPEEGPNVLHVGLPTNFKAAPFEDPAHTAIVRELEEKIEAVRVDGKDVPVKLRLFDSLFVPFAKWAMLLTGNYRCVQRDGIRPIKEAVHGDLLESQSIYKKVCDLVTHLGADEDDQVPFEKYAKAANGLLKPSSAARAIDGGAEQIERVDLLVKLIADQMGQPMEEADETADIINARLEENRKKAA; encoded by the coding sequence ATGGCTCGCAAGATTCTTATTCTGGGTGCATCCTACGGCTCGCTGCTGGGGACAAAGCTTTTGATGGCAGGGCAGGACGTGACGCTTGTGTGCCGCCAAGCCACCGCCGACACCATCAACGAAAAAGGAACCGAAGTCCGCATCAAGCTGCGCGACGAAGACGAGCACCGCGCATTCAAATCGGGGGATCTTCCTGGACGGCTCGATGCCAAGGCGCCTGCCGACGTGGCGCCCGAAGAGTATGATCTGGTCGCGCTGGCCATGTCCGAGCCGCAATATGGCAACGCCGAGATAACCGCGTTGATGAAGCGCATCGCAGCGTCCGGTTGTCCTTGCATGTCGATCATGAACATGCCGCCGCTGCCGTACCTGAAGCGGATCGAGAAGCTGGATGCAGAGGAGTTGCGCCCCGCCTTCAACCACGTCGAGCCGTGGGAGGGTTTCAAGCCCGGCCTTGTCTCGCTGTGCAGCCCCGACCCGCAAGCCTTCCGTCCGCCGGAGGAGGGTCCCAATGTCCTTCATGTCGGACTGCCCACCAACTTCAAGGCCGCGCCTTTCGAGGATCCGGCCCATACCGCCATCGTGCGCGAGCTGGAGGAAAAGATCGAAGCGGTGCGGGTGGACGGAAAGGACGTGCCGGTCAAACTGCGCCTCTTCGACTCGCTGTTCGTGCCCTTCGCCAAATGGGCCATGCTGCTGACCGGCAATTACCGCTGTGTTCAGCGCGACGGCATCCGTCCCATCAAGGAGGCTGTGCATGGTGATCTTTTGGAATCCCAATCGATCTACAAGAAAGTCTGCGATCTCGTCACGCACCTGGGGGCAGACGAAGACGATCAGGTTCCCTTCGAGAAATACGCCAAAGCGGCGAACGGCCTTCTGAAACCGTCCTCGGCCGCGCGGGCCATCGACGGTGGTGCCGAGCAAATTGAGCGGGTGGATCTGCTGGTCAAACTGATCGCGGACCAGATGGGGCAGCCAATGGAAGAAGCGGACGAGACGGCCGATATCATCAACGCCCGGTTGGAAGAGAACCGCAAGAAGGCCGCCTGA
- a CDS encoding short-chain fatty acyl-CoA regulator family protein — MSKTFIGPKLRQLRISHDLTQADVADRLGVSAAYVNLLENNQRSLSVKILLAISEAFDVDVKELTQDDGAHVLADLRNAFSDTTLEGDPPDVQELRSAIERAPAFVDHFLQLHRAHRAALRVIMRGGSEGRDEKILHASPETAIHDFFRKNSNYFAVLEVAAESARHSISVAPESLFVDLRAGLREIHGVSVEVRPIEELGDSLRIYDEDSRTLLLSQALNTENRAFQMAHILAFLTEGRMISRMARNAQADPERVQPRLEVELGNYFAAAFLMPYEDFLATAESTGYDIDRIALAFGVTFEQVCHRLTTMQRDKAHGIPFFLLRLDRAGNVTKRFNASSFDLAEYGGACPVWNVHAAFSVPGVIFPQFVEMPDGQRFFSISRTVHRPVFSADTQDRRLTLTLGCEARHAHRLRYAASFKIDDPTLYQPIGINCQLCPRQACSQRAHQPLFINLPIDANRRGSTRYES; from the coding sequence ATGTCAAAGACTTTCATCGGACCCAAGTTACGGCAGCTTCGGATCAGCCACGATCTGACGCAGGCCGATGTTGCAGATCGGCTTGGCGTCAGCGCCGCATACGTTAACCTGCTGGAAAACAACCAGAGAAGCCTGTCGGTCAAGATATTACTGGCCATTTCCGAGGCGTTTGATGTCGACGTGAAGGAACTGACCCAGGACGATGGCGCGCATGTGCTTGCGGACCTGCGCAATGCGTTCAGCGACACGACGCTGGAAGGCGATCCGCCGGATGTGCAGGAGCTGCGCAGCGCGATTGAACGTGCGCCGGCGTTTGTCGATCATTTCCTGCAACTGCATCGCGCGCACCGCGCCGCTTTGAGGGTCATCATGCGGGGCGGGTCGGAAGGCCGCGACGAGAAAATTCTGCACGCCTCCCCGGAAACCGCGATCCACGACTTTTTTCGTAAGAACAGCAATTATTTCGCCGTGCTCGAAGTTGCGGCCGAGAGCGCGCGGCACTCAATATCGGTGGCGCCGGAGTCCCTTTTTGTCGATCTTCGCGCCGGGCTTCGCGAAATCCATGGCGTGTCCGTGGAAGTGCGACCCATCGAGGAACTTGGCGACTCGCTGCGCATCTACGACGAAGACAGCCGCACGCTCTTGTTGTCGCAGGCGCTCAATACCGAAAACCGGGCGTTCCAGATGGCGCATATCCTGGCCTTCCTGACCGAAGGCCGAATGATTTCGAGAATGGCGCGCAATGCCCAGGCCGACCCCGAGCGGGTGCAGCCCAGGCTGGAGGTCGAGCTGGGAAACTACTTTGCGGCGGCCTTCCTGATGCCCTACGAGGATTTTCTGGCAACAGCCGAAAGCACTGGATACGACATCGACCGCATCGCGCTGGCCTTCGGCGTCACGTTCGAACAGGTCTGCCACCGCCTGACAACCATGCAGCGCGACAAGGCGCACGGGATTCCGTTTTTCCTGCTTCGGCTGGACCGGGCTGGAAATGTCACCAAACGGTTCAATGCCTCGTCCTTCGACCTTGCCGAGTATGGCGGGGCCTGCCCGGTTTGGAATGTTCATGCCGCTTTCTCGGTGCCGGGCGTCATCTTTCCGCAGTTCGTGGAAATGCCCGACGGACAGCGCTTCTTTTCGATCAGCAGGACCGTGCATCGCCCGGTTTTCAGTGCGGACACGCAGGACCGGAGGCTGACACTGACGCTGGGCTGCGAGGCCCGGCACGCGCATCGCCTCCGCTATGCAGCTAGCTTCAAGATCGACGATCCGACGCTTTATCAGCCGATCGGTATCAACTGTCAGCTCTGCCCGCGTCAGGCGTGTTCGCAGCGCGCGCACCAGCCATTGTTCATCAACCTGCCGATCGACGCCAACCGGCGCGGCTCTACCCGTTACGAAAGTTGA
- a CDS encoding tripartite tricarboxylate transporter permease, protein METILVSLTAGLLEAFQPLNLMMIFAGCLAGLFVGCMPGLGSVNGVAILLPITFLVPPTTAIIFLAALYYGAMYGGAISSITLGIPGASTAVATVFDGRPMAQSGRADQALMAAAIASFIGGTVSIILFTLFAPPLAAFALKFGPQEEFALMLLAFATFIGLGGDDIPKTIFSILLGLVLAAVGFDIISGSPRLIFFDMVEFQRGIGFLVLAIGIYGVGEMLWTLESTSGKVQMHNVKISMSRMKNNFKQIREYINSTWVGSFLGFFVGTLPAAGATPAALMSYGLSKTFSKDPDSFGKGNVAGVAAPESANNAASTGSMLPMITLGIPGSPTTAILLGGMIIWGLRPGPLLFTESPDFVWGLIGSMYVANAVTVILNIALIPVFIRVLAMPFTLLTPIIFTLCVLGVFATTDRMFDTWIMLIIGVVGYLMRKLNYPVAPAVLAIVLGPLAERSLRQSLISAQGDATTFITRPISLVCICLALALVLFPVVQRIMRKRKKAAEGQA, encoded by the coding sequence ATGGAAACGATACTTGTATCATTGACAGCAGGCCTTCTTGAGGCGTTTCAGCCCCTGAACCTGATGATGATTTTCGCGGGCTGCCTTGCGGGGCTGTTCGTGGGCTGCATGCCGGGCCTCGGCTCGGTCAACGGGGTGGCGATCCTGCTGCCCATCACCTTCTTGGTGCCGCCGACGACGGCGATCATCTTCCTTGCCGCACTTTACTACGGCGCCATGTACGGGGGCGCGATCAGTTCGATCACCTTGGGTATTCCCGGGGCCTCGACGGCCGTGGCGACAGTGTTCGACGGCAGGCCAATGGCCCAGAGCGGCAGGGCCGACCAGGCCCTGATGGCCGCGGCCATCGCGTCGTTCATCGGCGGCACGGTCTCGATCATCCTCTTCACGCTCTTCGCGCCGCCACTGGCCGCCTTCGCGCTGAAGTTCGGACCACAGGAGGAGTTCGCGCTGATGCTGTTGGCTTTCGCCACCTTCATCGGTCTGGGCGGGGACGACATACCAAAGACGATCTTCTCGATCCTTCTGGGCCTTGTTCTGGCCGCGGTCGGGTTCGACATCATCTCGGGCAGCCCGCGCCTGATCTTCTTCGACATGGTCGAGTTCCAGCGTGGCATCGGCTTCCTGGTGCTGGCGATCGGCATCTACGGTGTGGGCGAGATGCTCTGGACGCTGGAATCCACCAGCGGCAAGGTCCAGATGCACAACGTCAAGATCTCGATGTCGCGGATGAAGAACAACTTCAAGCAGATTCGGGAATACATCAACTCGACATGGGTCGGCTCTTTCCTCGGCTTCTTCGTGGGCACGCTGCCCGCGGCGGGGGCAACCCCGGCGGCGCTGATGTCCTATGGCCTCAGCAAGACGTTCTCGAAGGATCCCGACAGCTTCGGCAAGGGCAACGTGGCCGGTGTGGCCGCGCCTGAATCGGCCAACAACGCGGCCTCGACAGGCTCGATGCTGCCGATGATCACGCTGGGCATTCCGGGCTCGCCCACCACGGCGATCCTGCTGGGCGGCATGATCATCTGGGGTCTGCGCCCCGGGCCGCTGCTGTTCACCGAAAGTCCGGACTTCGTCTGGGGCCTGATCGGCTCGATGTACGTGGCCAACGCGGTGACGGTGATCCTGAACATCGCGCTGATCCCGGTCTTCATCCGGGTGCTGGCCATGCCGTTCACCCTGCTGACGCCGATCATCTTCACGCTCTGCGTGCTGGGCGTCTTCGCCACGACCGACCGGATGTTCGACACCTGGATCATGCTGATCATCGGCGTGGTGGGCTACCTGATGCGCAAGCTGAACTATCCGGTGGCGCCGGCGGTGCTGGCCATCGTTCTGGGGCCCTTGGCCGAACGGTCGCTTCGCCAGTCGCTGATCTCCGCTCAGGGTGACGCGACCACGTTCATCACCCGCCCGATCTCGCTGGTCTGCATCTGCCTTGCACTGGCGCTGGTCTTGTTCCCGGTGGTGCAACGCATCATGCGCAAGCGCAAGAAGGCGGCGGAAGGCCAGGCCTGA